In one Thermodesulforhabdus norvegica genomic region, the following are encoded:
- a CDS encoding FtsB family cell division protein produces the protein MAFFRILWTSITIAFFLILYSLFISPKGLKEYIERRNLYTELSRRHQELMTANRELYDRIKKFSQSAEFREQVIREKLGWTGPGEKIIVITSEKENPPGRIGEGRK, from the coding sequence ATGGCGTTTTTCAGGATCCTCTGGACTTCCATCACAATCGCGTTTTTCCTCATACTCTATTCCCTTTTCATATCGCCAAAGGGCCTTAAAGAGTACATTGAGCGAAGAAATCTTTATACGGAGCTGTCCAGGAGACACCAGGAGTTGATGACTGCCAACCGGGAACTTTACGATCGGATAAAGAAGTTTTCACAGAGTGCCGAATTTCGTGAGCAGGTAATCAGAGAAAAACTCGGTTGGACAGGACCAGGCGAAAAGATTATCGTGATAACGTCCGAAAAGGAAAACCCGCCAGGAAGGATCGGGGAGGGAAGAAAATGA
- a CDS encoding KH domain-containing protein, translated as MKELKELVAVIARALAEHPEKVDVREIEGQNTCVIELRAAKEDLGKIIGREGRNAHAIRTILNAAATKLRKRAVLEIIE; from the coding sequence ATGAAGGAGCTAAAAGAATTGGTGGCTGTTATTGCGCGGGCTCTTGCCGAGCATCCCGAGAAGGTCGATGTCAGGGAGATTGAGGGTCAGAATACCTGTGTGATCGAGCTTCGAGCGGCTAAAGAGGATCTCGGTAAGATAATAGGAAGGGAAGGGCGAAACGCTCATGCCATCAGAACAATCCTCAATGCGGCGGCAACTAAGCTGAGGAAGCGCGCCGTTCTTGAAATTATCGAATAG
- a CDS encoding DUF1285 domain-containing protein, whose protein sequence is MNGKAHNVPEDLPPCGIKVDSEGNWFYEGRPIIREDILKLFYSNLHFSREKGFWIEWQGKACTLDVEDTPYVVIDVEKKEQPGGNEYFLLRLRHIKETEQLDPRTLFVGRGNVLYCKIKGGEVKARFSRPAYYRLAKWIEEDNGTFYVCLNGKRYNIAYGDL, encoded by the coding sequence ATGAACGGAAAAGCTCATAATGTTCCTGAAGATCTTCCACCATGCGGCATAAAGGTTGATTCAGAAGGAAACTGGTTCTACGAAGGCAGGCCTATCATTCGGGAAGACATACTGAAGCTTTTCTATTCGAACCTGCACTTTAGCCGTGAAAAGGGCTTCTGGATAGAGTGGCAGGGTAAGGCCTGCACTCTTGATGTGGAAGACACGCCTTATGTCGTGATCGACGTTGAGAAAAAGGAACAACCCGGCGGCAATGAATACTTTTTACTGCGCCTGAGGCATATAAAGGAAACGGAGCAGCTTGATCCCCGAACCCTTTTTGTCGGCCGGGGCAATGTTCTTTACTGCAAAATCAAAGGCGGAGAAGTTAAAGCAAGATTTTCACGCCCGGCTTATTACAGACTTGCAAAATGGATTGAAGAGGACAACGGAACCTTCTATGTGTGTCTTAATGGAAAAAGATATAATATTGCGTACGGCGACTTATAA
- the dtd gene encoding D-aminoacyl-tRNA deacylase: MRAVIQRVTEARVTVKGEIVGAIGRGLLILVGVGSDDSEADVSYMAEKLVNLRIFEDATGRMNLSLKDISGDLLVVSQFTLYGDCRKGRRPSFTDAAPPDKARKLYDQLVEALRLQGIKVQTGKFQEHMEVYLVNDGPVTLLIDSKKVF; encoded by the coding sequence GTGAGAGCGGTGATACAGAGGGTAACCGAGGCCCGGGTGACGGTAAAAGGAGAGATCGTGGGGGCGATAGGCCGGGGATTGCTGATTTTGGTCGGTGTGGGATCAGATGATTCAGAAGCCGATGTATCCTACATGGCCGAAAAACTGGTTAATTTACGAATCTTCGAAGATGCCACGGGAAGGATGAACCTTTCTCTGAAAGACATATCCGGCGACCTTCTGGTAGTATCCCAATTCACCCTCTATGGAGACTGCCGTAAGGGAAGACGACCCTCCTTTACAGATGCCGCACCGCCTGATAAGGCCAGGAAGCTCTACGATCAACTGGTCGAAGCTTTGCGCTTGCAGGGAATTAAAGTACAGACCGGAAAATTTCAAGAACACATGGAGGTGTATCTCGTAAACGACGGACCTGTAACACTTTTGATCGACAGCAAAAAGGTTTTCTGA
- a CDS encoding YkgJ family cysteine cluster protein produces the protein MGTRNQLISYQYEMAEILSLATSIVRGLDPEFLMSGSLPRRLLESMELFYRVYDESCRMYLAYIKEKLGREVSCQRGCSWCCYQMPSGLYSFEYIYIYEGLTRANPKTLYLARLLDRSEHFSLIMQKGENGKNLERYVSKNLPCAFLNPDDNTCDLYHFRPLLCRSYFSLGRPRYCHPGRFNPESKDIIHIEPSGKVRQALMDFDSSLPFRLSPIMSFGILEFGINIMKCKPIRWTDTS, from the coding sequence ATGGGAACCCGGAACCAGCTCATATCCTACCAGTACGAGATGGCCGAAATCCTGTCCCTGGCTACATCGATCGTAAGAGGACTTGATCCGGAGTTCCTCATGTCAGGATCGCTGCCGCGAAGATTACTGGAAAGTATGGAGCTCTTTTATCGAGTATATGATGAGTCATGCCGGATGTATCTTGCCTATATTAAAGAGAAGCTGGGTCGAGAGGTTTCATGCCAAAGGGGATGTTCGTGGTGCTGCTATCAAATGCCGTCAGGCCTCTACTCCTTTGAATATATTTACATCTACGAAGGGCTAACCAGGGCGAATCCAAAAACTCTTTATCTGGCCAGGTTACTCGACCGAAGTGAGCACTTTTCCCTGATAATGCAAAAAGGAGAAAACGGCAAAAATCTCGAAAGGTATGTTTCAAAAAATCTTCCCTGTGCCTTTCTAAACCCCGATGATAACACCTGTGACCTTTATCACTTCCGACCCCTCTTGTGCAGGTCTTACTTCAGCCTGGGTCGCCCCAGGTATTGCCATCCCGGGAGATTCAATCCCGAAAGTAAGGACATAATTCATATTGAACCGTCCGGAAAGGTACGACAGGCCCTGATGGACTTCGATTCAAGCCTTCCTTTCAGGCTGTCTCCGATTATGAGTTTCGGAATCCTGGAATTTGGTATAAACATTATGAAGTGTAAGCCCATTCGCTGGACGGATACTTCCTGA
- a CDS encoding DUF362 domain-containing protein, translating into MNYDRVFFTKWRPFSNMLSRFDRLLKKSHVLDVIEPGDLVAVKLHVGELGNPNYIRPFFVKHLIDKIKDKGGKPFLTDTTTYYPEKRSNGYDHHGTAVANGFGYAQFVCADGLKGGYVVPVKTGDELIPEIEVAGALYEADAMIVVTHVKGHPLAGVGGAIKNLGMGGVSKKSKLVQHRLVDMRLEVERCNACGSCAKACRFGFPRIENDHVVIDSPECMHCPICSNACPEGVIIIENRERLCRGLAIATKAVLDTFRPEKVAYLNFAVTLSTICDCGPTQAEILGPDVGIFAGFSALSIDAASFSSIDYRKLNEMHKTDCWEQVRYLASLGVEGSQEPEIKEV; encoded by the coding sequence ATGAACTATGATCGTGTTTTTTTCACAAAGTGGCGTCCTTTTTCAAATATGCTGTCCCGTTTCGACAGGTTACTTAAAAAATCCCATGTACTTGATGTGATCGAACCGGGGGATCTGGTTGCCGTGAAACTCCATGTGGGAGAACTGGGTAATCCCAATTACATCAGGCCTTTCTTTGTAAAGCATCTAATTGATAAGATAAAAGACAAAGGGGGCAAGCCCTTTCTTACGGATACAACAACCTATTATCCGGAGAAGCGATCAAACGGCTACGACCATCATGGAACGGCCGTTGCTAACGGCTTTGGTTACGCTCAGTTTGTCTGTGCAGACGGACTCAAGGGCGGATATGTTGTGCCCGTCAAAACCGGCGACGAACTCATACCGGAAATCGAGGTTGCCGGAGCATTGTATGAGGCCGACGCCATGATTGTGGTAACTCATGTGAAGGGACACCCTCTGGCAGGAGTAGGAGGGGCAATAAAAAACCTGGGAATGGGAGGGGTTTCCAAAAAATCCAAGCTGGTCCAGCACAGGCTTGTGGACATGAGACTTGAGGTAGAGAGATGCAATGCCTGCGGCAGTTGTGCCAAGGCATGCCGTTTTGGATTTCCCAGAATAGAGAACGATCATGTGGTTATCGATTCACCCGAGTGCATGCACTGCCCCATTTGCTCCAACGCGTGCCCCGAAGGGGTCATTATCATCGAAAACAGAGAACGCCTGTGCAGGGGACTTGCCATTGCCACCAAGGCGGTACTGGATACCTTCAGACCTGAAAAGGTAGCTTACCTCAATTTTGCCGTTACACTGAGCACCATATGCGATTGCGGACCGACACAGGCAGAGATACTCGGTCCGGATGTGGGAATCTTTGCCGGGTTTTCCGCTCTTTCCATTGATGCTGCGAGTTTCTCCAGCATAGACTACCGGAAGCTAAACGAGATGCACAAAACCGATTGCTGGGAGCAGGTCAGGTATCTGGCGTCACTTGGTGTCGAAGGTTCTCAGGAACCGGAAATTAAAGAAGTCTGA
- a CDS encoding B12-binding domain-containing radical SAM protein has protein sequence MRRPLVVLVNPWVTDFALYDLWSKPLGLLFLASLLRESGIDVAFIDCLERLKPDVVNSYDGFVPSKEGFYGTGKFPKKVIETPEAYGDFPRRYFRYGIPDEIFLKRASQIPRVPDLIWVSCVMTYWYPGVRMTVEKLRELWPGVPVWLGGIYARLCPDHASANSGADFVFCSSPEDIPDFLEAKFDIALKNRELWKAFSGYPPPAWDLLPASPYRVLLVGVGCPYRCTYCASSNLYPVHSVRPPEVVLNEIYDGLEQGIGDFAFYDDALLMTSWESLKEVLRRVIDEGIKVRFHTPNALHVRALISDRDGRDGVVRLLRDAGFTTIRLGFETSRFRHQRDWGGKTYSDEFKVAVKRLFDHGWTTGEIGAYILCGVPGQTPDEVKASIDFVGELGVLPFISEYSPVPGTPMWQVACETSSFNIREEPLYHNNSFFACRSDYFTYEDMIFLKNYARKVRRELVSTFRASSSERTASSVAEFRPFELLIRSRRDV, from the coding sequence ATGAGAAGGCCTCTGGTCGTCCTGGTAAATCCCTGGGTTACGGACTTCGCTCTTTACGATCTTTGGTCAAAACCCCTTGGTTTGCTTTTTCTGGCGTCTTTGCTCAGAGAAAGTGGAATTGATGTTGCCTTTATTGATTGTCTTGAACGCCTGAAGCCGGATGTGGTGAACTCCTATGACGGCTTCGTGCCTTCAAAGGAAGGATTTTACGGGACGGGTAAATTCCCCAAGAAGGTAATCGAAACCCCTGAGGCATACGGGGACTTTCCGAGAAGGTACTTCCGGTATGGCATACCCGACGAGATATTTCTGAAGAGGGCATCTCAAATTCCGAGGGTGCCAGATCTGATCTGGGTTTCCTGTGTAATGACCTACTGGTATCCCGGTGTCCGAATGACCGTCGAGAAACTTCGGGAACTATGGCCCGGCGTGCCCGTCTGGCTTGGTGGAATATATGCAAGGCTTTGTCCGGACCACGCCTCTGCCAACTCGGGAGCCGATTTCGTTTTCTGCTCCTCACCGGAAGATATCCCCGATTTTTTGGAGGCGAAATTCGACATAGCACTGAAAAATAGAGAACTGTGGAAGGCCTTCTCCGGCTATCCCCCGCCGGCATGGGACCTCTTACCTGCCTCTCCTTACAGAGTCCTCTTGGTCGGAGTTGGTTGTCCTTATCGATGTACCTATTGTGCATCGTCAAATCTTTATCCCGTGCACTCCGTTCGTCCGCCTGAAGTGGTGCTGAATGAGATTTACGACGGACTGGAGCAGGGAATCGGCGATTTTGCCTTCTACGACGACGCACTCCTTATGACCTCCTGGGAAAGTCTAAAGGAGGTACTCAGGAGGGTGATAGATGAAGGTATTAAGGTTCGTTTTCACACTCCTAACGCACTCCACGTAAGAGCTCTGATTTCGGACAGAGATGGCAGAGATGGGGTGGTAAGGTTGCTCAGAGATGCCGGATTTACCACAATACGCCTGGGTTTTGAAACGTCTCGATTTCGGCATCAAAGAGATTGGGGAGGAAAAACGTACAGCGATGAGTTCAAGGTGGCCGTGAAAAGGCTTTTCGACCACGGCTGGACTACAGGAGAAATAGGGGCTTATATCCTGTGCGGAGTTCCGGGGCAGACCCCTGATGAAGTAAAAGCATCCATAGATTTTGTTGGCGAGCTGGGCGTTCTGCCTTTTATTTCCGAATATTCACCGGTGCCGGGAACGCCAATGTGGCAGGTTGCCTGCGAAACCAGCTCTTTCAACATTCGAGAAGAGCCTCTATATCACAACAATTCCTTTTTTGCCTGTCGAAGCGATTATTTTACCTATGAGGACATGATATTTCTGAAAAACTATGCCCGTAAGGTCCGTCGAGAACTTGTAAGTACCTTCAGGGCTTCGTCGTCGGAAAGAACTGCCTCGTCAGTCGCTGAGTTCCGCCCGTTTGAACTTCTCATACGCTCCAGAAGGGATGTGTAA
- a CDS encoding ASKHA domain-containing protein: MKQTLDPVISYVKYDLPLPSLQDNTGDWDRLARDLRKRGYEPLLPSPGRLKDLAYRIRELKFRGTALLKWNGFLWEVLEIRASENRNPLLGAAFDLGTTRIASYLVDLQHGSIIHQTSVENPQIPYGEDILSRIVYANTPEKLKHLQELLINRINDTIRNILKSANLNPDEAHRFIYAVAVAGNTTMSHFFAGLDPSGICKEPYIPVVNRFPPFRASEFGLRVHPDALLYLFPNVGSYFGGDVVAGIIATGMHRSEDISMLIDVGTNAEVVLGNKDWMIACAGAAGPALEGGVVERGMMAAPGAIDQVRINPDTLELSYHVIGDARPKGICGSGLIDLIAEMFQAGLLTIQGKINKKLKNKTHRIIETEDGTAFVVAHANETADGADLTITDIDIGILLKSKAAMYTILNMICRKVGIDIRDVKKIYVAGTFGNHIDPKMAIRIGMLPDLPLETFIPMGNTSGKGAVQFLLDRRVQREVEEICDKITYIELNVNVELMHEFRGALFIPHTDPRLFPSVRIPDAARG, from the coding sequence ATGAAGCAGACACTTGATCCCGTAATCAGTTACGTAAAATATGATTTGCCCCTGCCATCCCTTCAGGATAACACAGGCGACTGGGACAGGCTTGCAAGAGACCTTCGCAAGCGGGGCTATGAGCCTCTTTTGCCCTCTCCCGGCCGCCTGAAGGACCTGGCTTACAGAATAAGAGAATTGAAATTTCGAGGTACGGCTCTGCTCAAGTGGAACGGTTTTTTATGGGAGGTCCTGGAAATAAGGGCCTCTGAAAACAGAAATCCCCTTCTCGGTGCGGCTTTTGATTTAGGAACAACCCGAATTGCCTCTTACCTGGTGGACCTGCAACATGGCAGCATAATCCACCAGACTTCCGTGGAAAACCCCCAGATTCCCTACGGCGAGGACATACTGTCCAGGATTGTTTACGCAAACACACCGGAAAAGTTAAAACACCTGCAGGAATTACTCATAAACCGTATCAACGACACGATCCGAAATATTTTAAAGTCTGCAAACCTGAATCCCGACGAGGCTCATCGCTTTATCTACGCCGTAGCCGTTGCTGGGAATACAACCATGAGCCATTTTTTCGCAGGGCTTGATCCTTCAGGTATATGCAAAGAGCCCTATATACCCGTGGTCAACAGGTTCCCCCCTTTCCGAGCTTCTGAATTCGGACTCAGGGTCCATCCCGATGCGCTGCTATATCTGTTTCCCAACGTGGGCTCCTACTTTGGAGGTGATGTCGTAGCGGGTATAATTGCTACAGGAATGCATCGCAGTGAAGACATATCAATGTTAATCGATGTCGGAACCAATGCCGAGGTGGTATTGGGCAATAAAGACTGGATGATTGCCTGTGCAGGAGCCGCAGGGCCGGCTCTGGAAGGTGGAGTTGTGGAACGGGGTATGATGGCGGCTCCGGGGGCAATTGACCAGGTCAGAATAAATCCGGATACACTGGAACTGAGTTACCACGTCATAGGAGACGCCAGGCCTAAGGGGATATGCGGCTCGGGCCTTATCGACCTGATCGCCGAAATGTTTCAAGCGGGGCTACTCACCATTCAGGGAAAGATCAACAAAAAGCTCAAAAACAAAACGCACAGAATCATTGAGACGGAGGATGGAACTGCTTTTGTCGTAGCCCACGCCAACGAAACGGCCGACGGAGCCGACTTAACCATAACCGACATCGACATAGGCATTTTGCTTAAATCCAAGGCTGCCATGTACACCATTCTCAACATGATATGCAGAAAAGTGGGTATCGATATCCGCGATGTAAAAAAAATTTACGTAGCAGGAACCTTTGGAAACCATATAGACCCGAAAATGGCCATAAGGATAGGGATGCTTCCGGATCTTCCTCTCGAAACATTCATTCCCATGGGCAATACATCGGGAAAAGGAGCAGTGCAATTTCTGCTCGATAGAAGGGTGCAACGGGAAGTTGAGGAAATATGCGACAAAATCACGTACATTGAACTCAACGTAAACGTCGAACTCATGCATGAGTTCCGGGGGGCTCTTTTTATACCTCATACGGATCCCCGCCTTTTCCCCTCGGTTCGCATACCTGACGCCGCACGAGGATAG